The following coding sequences lie in one Lolium perenne isolate Kyuss_39 chromosome 2, Kyuss_2.0, whole genome shotgun sequence genomic window:
- the LOC127337138 gene encoding katanin p80 WD40 repeat-containing subunit B1 homolog KTN80.4 isoform X1 has product MTTNTKRAYKLQEFVAHSSNVNCLKIGRKTSRVLVTGGEDHKVNLWAIGKPNSIASLPGHTSAVESVAFDSTEVFVAAGAASGTVKLWDLEEAKIVRTLTGHRSNCMSVDFHPFGEFFASGSLDTNLKIWDIRRKGCIHTYKGHTRGVNAIRFTPDGRWVVSGGEDSAVKIWDLTAGKLLHEFKSHEGQIQCIDFHPHEFLLATGSADKTVKFWDLETFELIGSTGPEMTGVRSMTFNPDGRSLLCGLHESLKVFSWEPIRCHDTVDVGWSRLSDLNVHEGKLLGCSSNQSCVGIWVVDLTRLEPHATGTSSGTMPLQNDSGSRANIGRSSALQNSENNLKASAGRLSVSQNSDSAPKEIKPAASSGLVPGTPQKVGTGSSTKIAGHSTFASGGTTLKRSSVKSTSASNLHNFSKTDVVIPAVIMPRTSSGAELDTGSRSYAADVAPVLSKASRRAEPPSDPRTESADVVPAVAPRTSSRMEMASDSAPDVVSRTGRRMESAADSRKESADVAPVVPRATSRMEMASDSVPVLSKAGRRFESATDSRKESTDAAPVGPRATSRMEMASDSRREPSAGRVSPFRIQSRYAEPRKVTNAKVDIDKVDVGSKDTETNDLTCQIFLPRRNGGVQTINSEDTREDAKHGTAYRSGFSGSAESNAGQRSDSYVSRMRKPRDNCYVEVSRAGRTRSIVSNWEGRDQSPSHEEPTTSNSAMGPPRGRSYSSRGSSQAAETNTVTSEEDVLSVLLEEHDLFISSTRSRLTKLQILHQMWQRNDIRGVFAAMEKMSDHAVSADMASVMMEKSEAITLDLCTTVLPVLSDLLESKTDRHVAVSLELVVKLVRTFGAVIHSTVSASPSCVGVDLQMEQRRERCNVCFIELEKVKNKLPFLTRRKGQAANTAQELILVFQEIML; this is encoded by the exons ATGACGACCAACACCAAGCGCGCCTACAAGCTCC AGGAGTTTGTGGCGCACTCGTCCAATGTCAACTGCCTCAAGATTGGCAGGAAGACCTCCCGGGTTCTCGTCACGGGGGGAGAGGACCATAAGGTTAATCTTTGGGCTATCGGGAAGCCCAATTCGATTGCG AGTTTACCGGGGCATACAAGTGCTGTGGAGTCGGTTGCTTTTGATTCCACAGAAGTATTTGTGGCTGCAGGAGCAGCCAGTGGAACAGTTAAATTATGGGATTTAGAGGAGGCGAAGA TCGTCCGCACGCTTACTGGACACAGGTCAAACTGTATGTCCGTTGATTTCCATCCGTTCGGGGAATTCTTTGCCTCTGGGTCATTGGACACTAATCTAAAGATATGGGATATAAGAAGGAAGGGTTGTATCCACACCTACAAGGGTCACACCAGAGGGGTGAATGCTATTAGATTTACACCCGATGGCCGTTGGGTTGTGTCTGGTGGCGAAGATAGTGCAGTGAAG ATCTGGGATTTGACAGCTGGAAAGTTACTACACGAGTTCAAGTCCCACGAGGGTCAAATTCAGTGCATAGATTTCCATCCCCATGAGTTCCTTCTGGCAACAG GTTCAGCTGACAAAACTGTCAAGTTCTGGGATTTGGAGACCtttgagctgattggatcaactgGACCTGAG ATGACAGGTGTACGGTCTATGACGTTCAATCCTGATGGAAGATCTCTGTTATGTGGGTTGCATGAGAGCTTAAAG GTTTTCTCTTGGGAACCAATAAGATGCCATGATACTGTTGATGTGGGATGGTCTAGATTGTCTGATCTGAATGTCCATGAGGGAAAACTTCTTGGTTGTTCTTCTAATCAAAGTTGTGTTGGAATATGGGTTGTTGATCTAACG CGCCTTGAGCCACACGCAACAGGTACTTCAAGTGGCACTATGCCATTACAAAATGATAGTGGTTCAAGGGCTAACATAGGGCGATCATCAGCTCTACAAAATTCAGAGAATAACTTAAAAGCTTCTGCAGGAAGACTCTCAGTTTCTCAAAATTCAGATTCTGCACCCAAAGAGATAAAGCCAGCAGCCT CAAGTGGCTTGGTTCCAGGCACTCCTCAAAAGGTTGGAACTGGCTCTAGTACTAAAATTGCTGGACATTCAACTTTTGCATCTGGTGGCACCACTTTGAAGAGAAGTTCAGTGAAGAGTACCAGTGCTTCCAATCTTCATAATTTCAGTAAAACTGACGTGGTAATACCTGCTGTGATCATGCCAAGAACTAGCTCAGGAGCAGAGCTTGATACTGGTTCAAGAAGTTATGCTGCTGATGTTGCCCCTGTTCTTTCGAAGGCAAGCAGAAGGGCTGAGCCTCCTAGTGATCCTAGGACAGAAAGTGCTGATGTGGTGCCTGCTGTTGCTCCTAGAACAAGTTCAAGAATGGAAATGGCCTCTGATTCAGCACCTGATGTTGTCTCTAGGACAGGCAGAAGGATGGAATCCGCTGCTGATTCTAGGAAAGAAAGTGCTGATGTAGCACCTGTCGTTCCCAGAGCAACTTCAAGAATGGAAATGGCCTCTGATTCTGTACCTGTTCTTTCCAAGGCAGGAAGAAGGTTCGAGTCTGCTActgattcaagaaaagaaagcacTGATGCGGCACCGGTTGGTCCCAGAGCAACTTCAAGAATGGAAATGGCCTCTGATTCTAGGAGAGAACCTTCTGCCGGAAGAGTGTCTCCATTTAGGATCCAATCAAGATATGCTGAACCAAGGAAGGTGACCAATGCGAAAGTTGATATAGACAAAGTTGATGTGGGAAGCAAAGATACTGAAACTAATGACCTTACTTGCCAAAtatttcttcctcggaggaatggTGGTGTCCAAACAATAAATTCTGAAGACACTCGTGAAGATGCAAAACATGGTACAGCTTACAGGTCGGGATTTTCAGGTTCAGCAGAATCAAATGCGGGCCAACGGAGTGATAGTT ATGTTTCTAGAATGCGCAAGCCAAGAGATAATTGCTACGTTGAAGTTTCACGAGCAG GACGAACAAGATCAATTGTTTCTAATTGGGAAGGCAGGGATCAGTCCCCAAGCCACGAAGAACCAACAACAAGCAATTCTGCAATGGGGCCTCCTAGAGGGCGATCCTATTCATCT AGAGGAAGCAGTCAAGCGGCTGAAACTAATACCGTAACAAGTGAGGAGGATGTTTTATCTGTTCTACTTGAAGAGCATGATCTATTTATCAGCTCAACACGATCTCGGCTGACAAAACTGCAG ATTCTTCATCAAATGTGGCAAAGAAATGACATCAGGGGTGTTTTCGCAGCAATGGAGAAGATGTCTGATCATGCT GTATCTGCTGATATGGCAAGTGTTATGATGGAGAAAAGCGAAGCTATCACACTAGATCTATGTACTACTGTCCTGCCTGTCCTTTCTGACCTTCTGGAAAGTAAAACTGACAG GCATGTAGCTGTATCACTGGAACTGGTGGTGAAGCTTGTCAGGACTTTTGGGGCCGTGATACATTCAACAGTATCGGCTAGTCCGTCTTGTGTTGGTGTAGATCTTCAAATGGAGCAAAG GCGGGAGAGGTGCAACGTATGCTTCATTGAACTGGAGAAAGTAAAAAACAAGCTACCTTTTCTTACAAG AAGAAAAGGGCAAGCTGCAAACACAGCCCAGGAGCTCATTCTCGTCTTCCAGGAAATTATGTTGTAG
- the LOC127337138 gene encoding katanin p80 WD40 repeat-containing subunit B1 homolog KTN80.4 isoform X2 codes for MTTNTKRAYKLQEFVAHSSNVNCLKIGRKTSRVLVTGGEDHKVNLWAIGKPNSIASLPGHTSAVESVAFDSTEVFVAAGAASGTVKLWDLEEAKIVRTLTGHRSNCMSVDFHPFGEFFASGSLDTNLKIWDIRRKGCIHTYKGHTRGVNAIRFTPDGRWVVSGGEDSAVKIWDLTAGKLLHEFKSHEGQIQCIDFHPHEFLLATGSADKTVKFWDLETFELIGSTGPEMTGVRSMTFNPDGRSLLCGLHESLKVFSWEPIRCHDTVDVGWSRLSDLNVHEGKLLGCSSNQSCVGIWVVDLTRLEPHATGTSSGTMPLQNDSGSRANIGRSSALQNSENNLKASAGRLSVSQNSDSAPKEIKPAACTPQKVGTGSSTKIAGHSTFASGGTTLKRSSVKSTSASNLHNFSKTDVVIPAVIMPRTSSGAELDTGSRSYAADVAPVLSKASRRAEPPSDPRTESADVVPAVAPRTSSRMEMASDSAPDVVSRTGRRMESAADSRKESADVAPVVPRATSRMEMASDSVPVLSKAGRRFESATDSRKESTDAAPVGPRATSRMEMASDSRREPSAGRVSPFRIQSRYAEPRKVTNAKVDIDKVDVGSKDTETNDLTCQIFLPRRNGGVQTINSEDTREDAKHGTAYRSGFSGSAESNAGQRSDSYVSRMRKPRDNCYVEVSRAGRTRSIVSNWEGRDQSPSHEEPTTSNSAMGPPRGRSYSSRGSSQAAETNTVTSEEDVLSVLLEEHDLFISSTRSRLTKLQILHQMWQRNDIRGVFAAMEKMSDHAVSADMASVMMEKSEAITLDLCTTVLPVLSDLLESKTDRHVAVSLELVVKLVRTFGAVIHSTVSASPSCVGVDLQMEQRRERCNVCFIELEKVKNKLPFLTRRKGQAANTAQELILVFQEIML; via the exons ATGACGACCAACACCAAGCGCGCCTACAAGCTCC AGGAGTTTGTGGCGCACTCGTCCAATGTCAACTGCCTCAAGATTGGCAGGAAGACCTCCCGGGTTCTCGTCACGGGGGGAGAGGACCATAAGGTTAATCTTTGGGCTATCGGGAAGCCCAATTCGATTGCG AGTTTACCGGGGCATACAAGTGCTGTGGAGTCGGTTGCTTTTGATTCCACAGAAGTATTTGTGGCTGCAGGAGCAGCCAGTGGAACAGTTAAATTATGGGATTTAGAGGAGGCGAAGA TCGTCCGCACGCTTACTGGACACAGGTCAAACTGTATGTCCGTTGATTTCCATCCGTTCGGGGAATTCTTTGCCTCTGGGTCATTGGACACTAATCTAAAGATATGGGATATAAGAAGGAAGGGTTGTATCCACACCTACAAGGGTCACACCAGAGGGGTGAATGCTATTAGATTTACACCCGATGGCCGTTGGGTTGTGTCTGGTGGCGAAGATAGTGCAGTGAAG ATCTGGGATTTGACAGCTGGAAAGTTACTACACGAGTTCAAGTCCCACGAGGGTCAAATTCAGTGCATAGATTTCCATCCCCATGAGTTCCTTCTGGCAACAG GTTCAGCTGACAAAACTGTCAAGTTCTGGGATTTGGAGACCtttgagctgattggatcaactgGACCTGAG ATGACAGGTGTACGGTCTATGACGTTCAATCCTGATGGAAGATCTCTGTTATGTGGGTTGCATGAGAGCTTAAAG GTTTTCTCTTGGGAACCAATAAGATGCCATGATACTGTTGATGTGGGATGGTCTAGATTGTCTGATCTGAATGTCCATGAGGGAAAACTTCTTGGTTGTTCTTCTAATCAAAGTTGTGTTGGAATATGGGTTGTTGATCTAACG CGCCTTGAGCCACACGCAACAGGTACTTCAAGTGGCACTATGCCATTACAAAATGATAGTGGTTCAAGGGCTAACATAGGGCGATCATCAGCTCTACAAAATTCAGAGAATAACTTAAAAGCTTCTGCAGGAAGACTCTCAGTTTCTCAAAATTCAGATTCTGCACCCAAAGAGATAAAGCCAGCAGCCT GCACTCCTCAAAAGGTTGGAACTGGCTCTAGTACTAAAATTGCTGGACATTCAACTTTTGCATCTGGTGGCACCACTTTGAAGAGAAGTTCAGTGAAGAGTACCAGTGCTTCCAATCTTCATAATTTCAGTAAAACTGACGTGGTAATACCTGCTGTGATCATGCCAAGAACTAGCTCAGGAGCAGAGCTTGATACTGGTTCAAGAAGTTATGCTGCTGATGTTGCCCCTGTTCTTTCGAAGGCAAGCAGAAGGGCTGAGCCTCCTAGTGATCCTAGGACAGAAAGTGCTGATGTGGTGCCTGCTGTTGCTCCTAGAACAAGTTCAAGAATGGAAATGGCCTCTGATTCAGCACCTGATGTTGTCTCTAGGACAGGCAGAAGGATGGAATCCGCTGCTGATTCTAGGAAAGAAAGTGCTGATGTAGCACCTGTCGTTCCCAGAGCAACTTCAAGAATGGAAATGGCCTCTGATTCTGTACCTGTTCTTTCCAAGGCAGGAAGAAGGTTCGAGTCTGCTActgattcaagaaaagaaagcacTGATGCGGCACCGGTTGGTCCCAGAGCAACTTCAAGAATGGAAATGGCCTCTGATTCTAGGAGAGAACCTTCTGCCGGAAGAGTGTCTCCATTTAGGATCCAATCAAGATATGCTGAACCAAGGAAGGTGACCAATGCGAAAGTTGATATAGACAAAGTTGATGTGGGAAGCAAAGATACTGAAACTAATGACCTTACTTGCCAAAtatttcttcctcggaggaatggTGGTGTCCAAACAATAAATTCTGAAGACACTCGTGAAGATGCAAAACATGGTACAGCTTACAGGTCGGGATTTTCAGGTTCAGCAGAATCAAATGCGGGCCAACGGAGTGATAGTT ATGTTTCTAGAATGCGCAAGCCAAGAGATAATTGCTACGTTGAAGTTTCACGAGCAG GACGAACAAGATCAATTGTTTCTAATTGGGAAGGCAGGGATCAGTCCCCAAGCCACGAAGAACCAACAACAAGCAATTCTGCAATGGGGCCTCCTAGAGGGCGATCCTATTCATCT AGAGGAAGCAGTCAAGCGGCTGAAACTAATACCGTAACAAGTGAGGAGGATGTTTTATCTGTTCTACTTGAAGAGCATGATCTATTTATCAGCTCAACACGATCTCGGCTGACAAAACTGCAG ATTCTTCATCAAATGTGGCAAAGAAATGACATCAGGGGTGTTTTCGCAGCAATGGAGAAGATGTCTGATCATGCT GTATCTGCTGATATGGCAAGTGTTATGATGGAGAAAAGCGAAGCTATCACACTAGATCTATGTACTACTGTCCTGCCTGTCCTTTCTGACCTTCTGGAAAGTAAAACTGACAG GCATGTAGCTGTATCACTGGAACTGGTGGTGAAGCTTGTCAGGACTTTTGGGGCCGTGATACATTCAACAGTATCGGCTAGTCCGTCTTGTGTTGGTGTAGATCTTCAAATGGAGCAAAG GCGGGAGAGGTGCAACGTATGCTTCATTGAACTGGAGAAAGTAAAAAACAAGCTACCTTTTCTTACAAG AAGAAAAGGGCAAGCTGCAAACACAGCCCAGGAGCTCATTCTCGTCTTCCAGGAAATTATGTTGTAG
- the LOC127337139 gene encoding uncharacterized protein — translation MSRSRDVAVAAVLLLLVLLAATATAAINPQAEAPQDDKPLDHLAHRLPLLKEEPAARIASTEPAARLESVRPADDGLPLKEEPAARLESVPPVDHAAQGVPLKEEPAARTASSEPAAGIALVEKKDGGGDAALPMEAARPTSGVAIQGGDPGTVPSAGSDNGGSASGEHGKEQGGGSSKEAEKSASAAKSCLTKEECHKKRLLCGKGCTMSAHAKCAAKCSKACIPTC, via the coding sequence ATGTCTCGCTCTCGTGACGTCGCGGTGGCAGCAGTGCTGCTGCTCCTCGTGCTCCTCGCCGCCACGGCGACCGCGGCGATCAACCCTCAGGCGGAGGCGCCGCAGGACGACAAGCCGCTGGACCACCTCGCCCACCGCCTGCCGCTGCTGAAGGAGGAGCCCGCCGCGCGCATCGCCTCGACGGAGCCCGCCGCGCGCCTGGAGTCCGTCCGGCCGGCGGACGACGGCCTGCCGCTGAAGGAGGAGCCCGCCGCGCGCCTGGAGTCCGTGCCGCCGGTGGACCACGCCGCCCAGGGCGTGCCGCTGAAGGAGGAGCCCGCCGCGCGCACCGCGTCGTCGGAGCCCGCCGCCGGCATCGCgttggtggagaagaaggacggcggGGGCGACGCGGCGCTGCCGATGGAGGCGGCGAGGCCGACGAGCGGCGTGGCGATCCAGGGCGGCGACCCGGGCACGGTGCCCAGCGCCGGCAGCGACAACGGCGGCAGCGCGAGCGGGGAGCACGGCAAGGAGCAGGGCGGTGGCAGCAGCAAGGAGGCGGAGAAGTCGGCGTCGGCGGCCAAGAGCTGCCTGACCAAGGAGGAGTGCCACAAGAAGCGGCTGCTCTGCGGCAAGGGCTGCACCATGTCCGCCCACGCCAAGTGCGCCGCCAAGTGCTCCAAGGCCTGCATCCCCACCTGCTAG